The following proteins are co-located in the Longimicrobiaceae bacterium genome:
- a CDS encoding pitrilysin family protein, whose protein sequence is MTRSLAKGSLLALGLLGAAAGTAAAQQRASGVGDIPFQTYQLSNGLKVILIPDHSAPVTAVDLWYNVGSRNEVQGRTGFAHLFEHMMFEGSANVPKGQHMALLQQAGSSNFNGTTSEDRTNYYEVVPSNRVNLALWLEADRMRALNVSEANLTNQRSVVKEEKRMRVDNAPYANSLRSLLSDASYGQSCFSYGHTTIGSMEDLDSASLGDVQAFFKQYYAPNNATLAISGDFDDAQVRQLVQQYFGDIPSVPTPPAVTCERPFAQFPSTKTVQDPNATLPAFLEAYGAVASGSPDSYALELLGTVLAGGQSSRLNQRLVKTEKAATFVLGGTLLRRGPGLFAVYAGANQGYTPQQLQAIIDQEVEKIRNEGITPAELQLAKNQKRAETIRSLQTAIGRAEAIQEFALFRGDPSQIRTDLDKYMAVTTADVQRVARQYLNPNNRSVIYTVPAPKS, encoded by the coding sequence ATGACCCGATCCCTTGCCAAGGGGTCCCTGCTCGCCCTGGGCCTGCTGGGCGCCGCCGCCGGCACGGCAGCGGCGCAGCAGCGGGCGTCCGGAGTGGGAGACATCCCCTTCCAGACGTACCAGCTGTCCAACGGGCTGAAGGTGATCCTGATCCCCGACCACAGCGCCCCGGTCACGGCCGTGGACCTGTGGTACAACGTGGGCTCGCGCAACGAGGTGCAGGGCCGCACCGGCTTCGCGCACCTGTTCGAGCACATGATGTTCGAGGGCTCGGCCAACGTGCCCAAGGGCCAGCACATGGCGCTGCTCCAGCAGGCCGGCTCCAGCAACTTCAACGGCACCACCAGCGAGGACCGCACCAACTACTACGAGGTGGTGCCCAGCAACCGCGTGAACCTGGCGCTGTGGCTGGAGGCCGACCGCATGCGCGCGCTGAACGTGAGCGAGGCCAACCTCACCAACCAGCGCTCGGTGGTGAAGGAGGAGAAGCGCATGCGGGTGGACAACGCCCCGTACGCCAACTCGCTGCGCAGCCTGCTCAGCGACGCCTCGTACGGGCAGAGCTGCTTCTCGTACGGCCACACCACCATCGGGTCGATGGAGGACCTGGACTCCGCGTCGCTGGGCGACGTGCAGGCGTTCTTCAAGCAGTACTACGCGCCCAACAACGCCACGCTCGCCATCTCCGGCGACTTCGACGACGCGCAGGTCCGGCAGCTCGTCCAGCAGTACTTCGGCGACATCCCCAGCGTGCCCACCCCGCCGGCGGTGACCTGCGAGCGGCCGTTCGCGCAGTTCCCCAGCACCAAGACGGTGCAGGACCCCAACGCCACGCTCCCGGCGTTCCTGGAGGCGTACGGCGCCGTGGCCTCGGGCTCGCCAGACAGCTACGCGCTGGAGCTGCTGGGCACCGTGCTGGCGGGCGGCCAGAGCTCGCGCCTGAACCAGCGGCTGGTGAAGACCGAGAAGGCCGCCACCTTCGTGCTGGGCGGCACCCTGCTGCGCCGCGGCCCCGGCCTGTTCGCGGTGTACGCGGGCGCCAACCAGGGCTACACGCCCCAGCAGCTGCAGGCCATCATCGACCAGGAGGTCGAGAAGATCCGCAACGAGGGGATCACCCCGGCCGAGCTGCAGCTCGCGAAGAACCAGAAGCGCGCCGAGACCATCCGCAGCCTGCAGACGGCCATCGGCCGCGCCGAGGCGATCCAGGAGTTCGCCCTGTTCCGCGGCGACCCGTCGCAGATCCGCACCGACCTGGACAAGTACATGGCCGTGACCACCGCCGACGTGCAGCGGGTGGCCCGGCAGTACCTGAACCCGAACAACCGGTCGGTGATCTACACCGTCCCCGCGCCCAAGAGCTGA
- a CDS encoding insulinase family protein — translation MKPLNARLTAAGLVGLLGVCAGQAAAQATPPAPLPERPMQFPAFHEATLPNGLRLVVVENHARPVASADLYVRGGSSADPAGKQGLASMTAGLLNKGTPTRNAQQIAERIEGVGGSLSASAGDDWIDVSADVLSDQLPLALDLMSDVALHPAFAANELETSRTQRLSTLQSSLGEPGTVAARAFARQVYGTHPYGSASVPATVRAITRDDLVRYHGTYFRPGNALLVISGDVTQAQAMSMARQYFGSWTGGAAPRTAMPAPPQLARTQIYLVHRPGSVQSNIVAGNLALRPENPDYYAVAVMSQILGGGSSGRLFQILRQQHGWTYGSYSNVSRPRDVGAFQATAEVRTEVTDSALAEMMRQVRRMRDEPVPAAELASVKSFMVGSYPLRFETPDQIASRLATDRLLGLPADAMRTYREHIAAVTAADVQRVAQKYLQPDHMAVVVVGDAGRVLSKLEPIAPVVLLDVEGRPLDRSAVEVRASTDRFDGSRLAPATFTYQVMVQGNALGTATATITQDGAAWRATSQLGIAMAGLSQADTVWFGNDLVASAYKLLQTQGPNQISADLRLANGRITGATKLPAAAGGDRTVDLAAIPGTRLPGMDALILAVADLADGKTITYPAYGVRANGVSNVTVKVVGSESVTTPAGTFDTWKMEMSGGDAPATLYVRKSLPHVLVKREVTGQPISIVLQSMQ, via the coding sequence GTGAAGCCGTTGAACGCACGTCTCACCGCCGCCGGCCTGGTGGGCCTGCTGGGGGTCTGCGCCGGCCAAGCCGCCGCGCAGGCCACGCCCCCGGCCCCCCTGCCCGAGCGGCCCATGCAGTTCCCCGCCTTCCACGAGGCCACGCTGCCCAACGGGCTGCGCCTGGTGGTGGTCGAGAACCACGCCCGCCCCGTCGCCAGCGCCGACCTGTACGTGCGGGGCGGCTCGTCCGCCGACCCGGCCGGCAAGCAGGGCCTGGCCTCCATGACGGCCGGGCTGCTCAACAAGGGCACCCCCACCCGCAACGCCCAGCAGATCGCCGAGCGCATCGAGGGCGTGGGCGGATCGCTCAGCGCCAGCGCCGGCGACGACTGGATCGACGTCTCGGCCGACGTGCTCTCGGACCAGCTGCCCCTGGCGCTGGACCTGATGAGCGACGTGGCGCTCCACCCCGCCTTCGCCGCGAACGAGCTGGAGACCTCGCGCACGCAGCGCCTCTCCACGCTCCAGTCGTCGCTGGGCGAGCCCGGCACCGTGGCCGCGCGCGCCTTCGCGCGGCAGGTGTACGGCACGCACCCGTACGGCAGCGCGTCCGTGCCGGCCACCGTGCGCGCCATCACCCGCGACGACCTGGTGCGCTACCACGGCACGTACTTCCGCCCCGGCAACGCGCTGCTGGTCATCTCCGGCGACGTCACGCAGGCGCAGGCGATGTCGATGGCGCGCCAGTACTTCGGCTCGTGGACGGGCGGCGCCGCGCCGCGCACGGCCATGCCCGCCCCGCCGCAGCTCGCCCGCACGCAGATCTACCTCGTCCACCGGCCGGGCTCGGTGCAGTCCAACATCGTGGCGGGCAACCTGGCGCTGCGGCCGGAGAACCCGGACTACTACGCCGTGGCCGTGATGAGCCAGATTCTGGGCGGCGGCAGCTCGGGACGACTCTTCCAGATCCTGCGCCAGCAGCACGGCTGGACCTACGGCTCGTACAGCAACGTCTCGCGCCCGCGCGACGTGGGCGCCTTCCAGGCCACGGCCGAGGTGCGCACCGAGGTGACCGACAGCGCGCTGGCGGAGATGATGCGCCAGGTGCGCCGCATGCGCGACGAGCCCGTGCCCGCCGCCGAGCTGGCGTCGGTCAAGAGCTTCATGGTGGGCTCGTACCCGCTGCGCTTCGAGACGCCGGACCAGATCGCCAGCCGCCTGGCCACGGACCGCCTCCTCGGCCTCCCCGCGGATGCCATGCGCACGTACCGCGAGCACATCGCCGCCGTGACCGCGGCCGACGTGCAGCGCGTCGCGCAGAAGTACCTTCAGCCGGACCACATGGCCGTGGTGGTGGTCGGCGACGCCGGCCGCGTGCTCTCCAAGCTGGAGCCCATCGCCCCCGTCGTGCTGCTGGACGTGGAGGGCAGGCCGCTCGACCGCTCGGCGGTGGAGGTGCGGGCCAGCACGGACCGCTTCGACGGCTCGCGCCTGGCGCCGGCCACCTTCACCTACCAGGTGATGGTGCAGGGCAACGCGCTGGGCACCGCCACCGCTACCATCACCCAGGACGGCGCGGCCTGGCGGGCCACCTCGCAGCTCGGCATCGCGATGGCGGGCCTGAGCCAGGCCGACACGGTGTGGTTCGGCAACGACCTGGTCGCCAGCGCGTACAAGCTGCTGCAGACGCAGGGCCCCAACCAGATCTCGGCGGACCTGCGCCTGGCGAACGGCCGCATCACCGGCGCCACCAAGCTGCCCGCCGCCGCCGGCGGCGACCGCACGGTGGACCTGGCGGCGATACCGGGCACGCGCCTTCCGGGCATGGACGCCCTCATCCTCGCGGTGGCCGACCTGGCCGACGGGAAGACGATCACCTACCCGGCGTACGGCGTGCGCGCCAACGGCGTATCGAACGTCACCGTCAAGGTCGTAGGCTCCGAGAGCGTCACCACGCCCGCCGGCACGTTCGACACGTGGAAGATGGAGATGTCCGGCGGCGACGCGCCCGCCACGCTGTACGTGCGCAAGTCCCTGCCGCACGTGCTGGTGAAGCGCGAGGTGACCGGCCAGCCGATCTCCATCGTGCTCCAGTCGATGCAGTAA